One Sphingopyxis macrogoltabida DNA window includes the following coding sequences:
- a CDS encoding DUF4942 domain-containing protein: MGQELMTPAQIADICDGRDKAIALWLGLYDTYHATRDEAARLTLGGPLSLSCGRDWTEDTLTRAFIQSQPIDQRDKETGARQTIDARDNFERVLTHTMDRRCWAALMEQLGFDQLLDQQARKEFHDGLRDDPVPFTPDNCAATFGNIWTNRRDLYLRGIANVFAKLDRRFRSHNGFKIGARLIIDRALNEWGSWDRYERRDTLRDVERVFLELDEKPPVSEGHSIASQVADAARVRGSLPTVIEGDYFRVRVFKNGNLHIWFERDDLLQSVNLLLAEYYGEAIGDGYETTEAEAAPAYHITPAKNFGAFMTSPEIAAQVIEHARISKGQRVLEPSAGKAALASAARNAGADVTCVELQPGFAHELRVIHGFADAIEGDFLALDPAHYAPFDAVIMNPPFDRGRDCDHVRHALAFLKPGGVLVAIMSARAEYGEDQRHKALHRMIAGCEAIYFHGRKWIDLPPGSFAHAGTNVNTVLLAIRKPG; encoded by the coding sequence ATGGGCCAGGAGCTTATGACGCCCGCGCAGATTGCGGATATTTGCGACGGCCGAGACAAGGCCATAGCCCTTTGGCTCGGCCTCTATGACACCTACCATGCAACCCGCGACGAGGCGGCGCGCCTGACCCTTGGCGGCCCACTATCGCTGTCATGTGGCCGCGACTGGACCGAGGACACGTTGACTCGCGCTTTCATCCAGTCGCAGCCTATCGACCAGCGCGACAAGGAGACGGGAGCGCGCCAGACCATCGACGCACGCGACAATTTCGAGCGCGTCTTGACGCACACGATGGACCGCCGGTGCTGGGCGGCCCTCATGGAGCAGCTGGGTTTCGACCAGCTGCTAGACCAGCAGGCCCGAAAGGAGTTTCATGACGGCTTGCGCGATGATCCCGTGCCGTTCACGCCCGACAACTGCGCCGCGACTTTCGGAAATATCTGGACCAACCGGCGCGACCTCTATTTGCGCGGCATCGCCAACGTCTTCGCCAAGCTGGATCGCCGCTTTCGCTCGCACAACGGTTTCAAGATCGGCGCGCGTCTCATCATCGACCGCGCCTTGAACGAATGGGGATCATGGGACCGATACGAGCGCCGCGACACGTTGCGGGACGTGGAGCGCGTCTTTCTGGAACTGGACGAAAAGCCCCCTGTTTCAGAGGGCCACAGCATCGCCTCACAAGTTGCCGATGCTGCGCGCGTGCGCGGATCGCTGCCAACGGTGATCGAGGGCGACTATTTCCGAGTTCGCGTCTTCAAGAATGGCAATCTGCACATATGGTTCGAGCGTGACGACCTTTTGCAGAGTGTGAATCTGTTGCTCGCGGAATATTACGGCGAGGCTATCGGTGACGGCTATGAGACGACCGAGGCAGAAGCGGCCCCGGCCTATCATATCACGCCCGCCAAGAATTTCGGCGCGTTCATGACTTCTCCGGAGATCGCCGCCCAGGTCATCGAACATGCGAGAATCAGCAAAGGCCAGCGCGTTCTAGAGCCTAGCGCGGGAAAGGCCGCGCTCGCTTCGGCCGCACGCAACGCCGGTGCCGATGTAACTTGCGTGGAGCTGCAACCCGGCTTCGCCCATGAGCTACGGGTAATCCATGGCTTTGCCGATGCGATCGAGGGCGACTTTCTCGCACTGGACCCGGCCCATTATGCACCGTTCGACGCAGTGATAATGAACCCGCCTTTTGATCGAGGCCGCGACTGTGACCATGTGCGCCATGCCCTCGCCTTTCTCAAACCGGGAGGCGTGCTGGTGGCGATCATGAGCGCGCGGGCAGAGTATGGCGAGGATCAGCGCCACAAGGCGCTACACCGCATGATCGCCGGTTGCGAGGCGATCTATTTTCACGGTCGTAAATGGATCGACCTTCCCCCCGGTTCTTTCGCCCACGCTGGAACCAACGTGAACACCGTTTTGCTTGCGATCCGCAAGCCGGGTTGA
- a CDS encoding DUF3768 domain-containing protein, which translates to MEATTDQIATVAALNDIARRTMGVTCRTVITQGIAALDENTQSDILKMIEGFEDFTPDNDPHGEHDAGFLYRDVIGQWHTRWTDDSTRPALSVMWKFDYYDRDLEFGSAEPWNPDATIRVLTILLTSEY; encoded by the coding sequence ATGGAAGCGACAACTGACCAGATCGCCACCGTTGCGGCGCTGAACGACATTGCGCGGCGAACGATGGGCGTGACTTGTCGCACCGTGATTACGCAAGGCATCGCGGCGCTGGACGAGAATACGCAGTCCGACATTCTCAAGATGATCGAGGGCTTTGAGGATTTCACACCCGACAACGATCCTCACGGCGAGCATGACGCCGGTTTCCTTTATCGCGATGTGATCGGCCAATGGCATACCCGCTGGACTGACGACAGCACGCGCCCAGCCCTCTCGGTCATGTGGAAGTTCGACTATTACGACCGCGATCTTGAATTTGGCAGCGCCGAACCATGGAATCCCGATGCCACAATCCGCGTGCTCACCATTCTCCTAACCAGCGAATATTGA
- a CDS encoding Fic/DOC family protein encodes MSDPYTWRNSDVLRNKLGIRDDNILKEREAFFSVVRHGELVVQRAAPATNAREYRELHNHLFQDVYDWAGRFRTVDISKPGSTFARAHFIARSMEHEFKQLPDLQTLKSMDRDRFADTMGRHISELNAVHPFREGNGRTMRLHLQLHSLAAEKFVSIQAMGPKDWMEASRDSFHTGNHASLAKVIRDTMPLEQNRVEPARGPAGIAFPPSMESLMPVGERRAMSIEQAKDQISRYLPTAQTVASRQHEQLNRIAETSADMRQLAARSAQELAFFRDPKGPMHHLQLIEQRRYHQIEVNWSEGMDPLQRVRAISAGAADFLSKMTDRDIQAADRALRLQVMPPGVSQVDLRLAAQFEKNSPEQNRADARFAQFQLAIDKRVATATERGASKEQLAQIVESAKAHVAATLREGKSPTPTAEKSKDRER; translated from the coding sequence GTGAGCGACCCTTACACCTGGCGTAACAGCGACGTTCTTCGGAACAAGCTGGGAATCCGCGACGATAATATCCTCAAGGAGCGAGAAGCTTTCTTCTCGGTTGTCCGACATGGCGAGCTGGTTGTGCAGCGCGCCGCGCCGGCGACGAACGCGCGCGAGTATCGCGAACTGCACAATCATCTGTTTCAGGACGTATATGATTGGGCGGGGCGCTTTCGGACTGTGGACATAAGCAAACCCGGCAGCACTTTTGCCCGAGCGCACTTCATTGCCCGCAGCATGGAGCACGAATTTAAGCAGCTGCCCGACCTCCAAACCCTCAAGTCGATGGATCGTGATCGCTTTGCGGATACCATGGGGCGGCATATTTCCGAATTAAATGCCGTTCATCCGTTCCGTGAGGGCAATGGTCGCACCATGCGGCTGCACTTGCAGCTACATTCCCTTGCGGCCGAGAAATTCGTCTCGATCCAGGCAATGGGGCCGAAGGACTGGATGGAGGCGAGCCGCGACAGCTTCCATACTGGAAATCACGCCTCCCTCGCCAAAGTCATCCGTGATACCATGCCCCTCGAACAGAACCGCGTCGAGCCAGCGCGTGGGCCAGCGGGCATCGCGTTTCCACCCTCGATGGAATCTCTCATGCCAGTTGGCGAACGACGCGCAATGAGTATCGAGCAGGCCAAGGATCAAATCAGCCGTTACCTACCTACTGCGCAAACCGTTGCGTCGCGGCAGCATGAGCAGCTTAATCGGATCGCGGAAACGTCCGCTGACATGCGCCAGCTGGCCGCGCGTTCAGCGCAGGAGCTTGCCTTTTTCCGCGATCCCAAAGGGCCGATGCACCACCTTCAGCTGATTGAGCAACGCCGCTATCATCAGATCGAAGTCAATTGGTCCGAGGGTATGGACCCGCTGCAAAGAGTCCGCGCCATCAGCGCGGGCGCCGCAGATTTCCTTTCGAAAATGACCGACCGCGACATTCAGGCCGCCGATCGCGCGCTACGTCTGCAAGTCATGCCTCCCGGCGTCAGTCAGGTTGATCTACGCCTTGCCGCGCAATTCGAGAAAAACTCGCCTGAGCAGAACCGCGCCGATGCCAGGTTCGCGCAATTCCAGCTCGCCATTGATAAGCGCGTCGCGACAGCTACCGAGCGCGGCGCATCGAAGGAACAGCTGGCGCAGATCGTCGAAAGCGCAAAGGCCCATGTCGCCGCAACATTGCGCGAAGGCAAATCACCGACGCCGACCGCCGAGAAATCAAAGGACCGCGAGCGCTGA
- a CDS encoding ArdC family protein — protein MAKETNRIDIYQAVTDDILAMLEAGTKPWVKPWSGGPTIPLRHNGVAYRGINVLSLWASAMRQGFASPYWLTFKQALELGGNVRKGSKGTTVVYANKLVVKDSETDDERAIPFLKRYTVFNADQVEGLDGKYPAPAPIITNPETRDVELEVMFSRIDATVRIGGSQAYYHTRDDYIQMPAFEAFHSADDYYATLAHEAVHHAGHESRLNRKTLISTSRADYARDELVAELGASFIGAIVGFKVEEREDHAAYIEHWLTALRNDKRAIFEAAREAQNAADYLLAMMTDQAD, from the coding sequence ATGGCTAAGGAAACGAACCGGATCGACATTTATCAGGCCGTCACCGACGACATTCTTGCGATGCTCGAAGCGGGCACCAAGCCTTGGGTGAAGCCGTGGAGCGGTGGGCCGACCATTCCGCTCCGGCACAATGGGGTCGCCTATCGTGGGATCAACGTCCTCAGCCTTTGGGCCAGCGCCATGCGTCAGGGCTTCGCCTCCCCCTATTGGCTGACCTTCAAACAGGCATTGGAGCTTGGCGGCAATGTCCGGAAGGGCAGCAAGGGGACCACCGTTGTCTATGCTAACAAGCTTGTCGTGAAGGACTCCGAGACGGACGACGAGCGCGCCATTCCGTTTCTGAAACGATACACGGTTTTCAATGCCGATCAGGTCGAGGGACTGGACGGCAAATATCCCGCGCCCGCCCCGATCATTACCAATCCCGAAACCCGCGACGTTGAGCTTGAAGTGATGTTCTCTCGCATCGACGCAACCGTTCGCATCGGCGGATCGCAAGCCTATTACCACACCCGCGACGACTATATCCAAATGCCTGCTTTTGAAGCGTTCCATTCCGCCGACGACTACTATGCCACGCTTGCGCACGAGGCCGTGCATCATGCAGGGCATGAAAGCCGCCTCAACCGGAAAACCCTGATTTCAACGAGCCGCGCCGACTATGCGAGGGACGAGCTCGTAGCCGAGCTGGGCGCATCCTTCATCGGCGCGATTGTCGGTTTCAAGGTCGAGGAACGCGAAGACCATGCCGCGTATATCGAGCACTGGTTGACCGCGCTCCGCAACGACAAGCGCGCGATTTTCGAGGCTGCCCGTGAGGCTCAGAACGCCGCCGACTACCTGTTGGCGATGATGACCGACCAAGCGGATTGA
- a CDS encoding ParB/RepB/Spo0J family partition protein: MTIQTIQLNKLALSDLNVRKVKPKEIEALAADIQARGVLQNLIGYDEDGKIRICAGGRRYRALKLLQKAKAIPGTFEVPVEIRSKDEALEISLAENAQREDMHPADAIAAYRAIIDSGKDVDDVAASFGVSPAYVRRVLKLAALHPTILKAFQKDEIGMGAAQAFALTDDQDRQLEVFKRTGDNAHQIRAMLTQEKVADTDKHFRIVGEEAYCAAGGTFTTDLFGERRYCDDAGLVMDLVQDRLDAIAKAAREDGWRDAEGQLYRPDSYWMRGHLEPAGERDPTEEETAQLVEIEAAIAKRESEVDEDDHDYDDELRALTRKQDAIVSACRVFTAEQKAEHSLIVFIGHDGIEQVAFTRTAKGTAADGPKPPRPDYSQKVMDQLGGIRTMAVREALASDPELALDVLLTGLLGQVRGNAYSWQQAAEITAEKNRFHVDDAVMGHSTIADIDEIARADLDRLAETPTLDDMRQMDSEAKLRLLAYCVASQITSLSFHSDRDRQLAQIVGAAQINMADKWEPNQVFYDQLSKATLLKLLAEGCGNDAVENCQTMKRSDLAVTVNERLAGRRILPPALRPSALPDAADSESQAA, encoded by the coding sequence ATGACCATCCAGACCATCCAACTGAACAAGCTGGCGCTTTCCGACCTCAACGTGCGGAAGGTGAAGCCCAAGGAAATCGAAGCCCTCGCCGCCGACATTCAGGCGCGGGGCGTGCTGCAAAACCTGATCGGCTATGATGAAGACGGCAAAATCAGGATTTGCGCCGGAGGGCGGCGCTACCGGGCCTTGAAGCTGTTGCAGAAGGCAAAGGCCATCCCCGGCACTTTCGAGGTTCCCGTTGAAATCCGCAGCAAGGACGAGGCGCTGGAAATCTCGCTTGCCGAGAACGCGCAGCGCGAGGACATGCACCCCGCCGATGCCATCGCAGCCTATCGGGCGATCATCGACAGCGGCAAGGACGTTGACGATGTTGCAGCATCGTTCGGCGTCTCCCCGGCCTATGTCCGCCGCGTGTTGAAGCTGGCGGCGCTGCACCCGACCATTCTCAAAGCCTTCCAGAAAGACGAAATCGGCATGGGCGCGGCGCAGGCTTTCGCGCTGACCGACGATCAGGACCGCCAGCTTGAGGTTTTCAAGCGCACCGGCGACAACGCCCACCAAATCCGCGCCATGCTCACCCAGGAGAAGGTTGCCGATACCGACAAGCATTTTCGCATTGTAGGCGAGGAAGCCTATTGCGCCGCAGGCGGCACCTTCACCACCGATCTTTTCGGAGAACGTCGCTATTGCGATGATGCGGGCCTTGTCATGGACCTTGTGCAAGATCGGCTCGACGCCATCGCCAAGGCGGCGCGCGAAGATGGCTGGCGCGATGCAGAAGGGCAGCTCTACCGGCCTGATTCCTACTGGATGCGCGGCCATCTGGAACCCGCTGGCGAGCGCGATCCGACCGAGGAAGAAACCGCGCAGCTGGTCGAGATCGAGGCGGCAATCGCCAAGCGGGAAAGCGAGGTGGACGAGGACGATCACGACTATGACGACGAGTTGCGCGCCCTGACCCGCAAACAGGACGCTATCGTATCGGCTTGCCGCGTTTTCACCGCCGAGCAGAAGGCCGAGCACTCGCTTATCGTCTTCATCGGCCATGACGGTATCGAACAGGTCGCGTTCACCCGCACCGCCAAGGGCACCGCCGCCGATGGCCCCAAGCCTCCTCGCCCCGACTACTCGCAGAAAGTCATGGATCAGCTGGGCGGCATCCGCACGATGGCGGTTCGGGAAGCCCTTGCCAGCGACCCGGAGCTGGCGCTGGACGTGCTCTTAACGGGCCTCTTGGGGCAGGTTCGCGGCAACGCTTATTCGTGGCAACAAGCCGCCGAAATCACCGCCGAGAAGAACCGCTTCCATGTTGACGATGCGGTCATGGGCCATTCCACGATTGCCGACATTGACGAGATCGCAAGGGCCGATCTTGACCGCTTGGCCGAAACACCCACGCTGGACGACATGCGCCAGATGGACAGCGAAGCGAAATTGCGGCTGCTGGCCTACTGCGTTGCCTCGCAGATCACGAGCCTTTCGTTCCACAGCGACCGCGACCGCCAGCTGGCGCAGATCGTCGGAGCCGCGCAGATCAACATGGCCGACAAGTGGGAACCTAATCAGGTATTCTATGACCAGCTTAGCAAGGCCACGCTCTTGAAGCTGCTGGCCGAAGGTTGCGGCAACGACGCTGTAGAGAATTGCCAGACCATGAAGCGCTCTGACCTTGCCGTGACGGTCAACGAGCGCCTTGCGGGGCGGCGCATCCTGCCCCCCGCCCTTCGACCCTCTGCCTTGCCCGATGCCGCCGATAGCGAAAGCCAAGCGGCATGA
- a CDS encoding thermonuclease family protein: MLIRGFKKWPRNQQIALPILSVFAFGALFNQMQARNSEPVSIHVENPRIIDGDTLETLDKKRVRLSGIDAPDEDGKGNVPKIAAQLYLEELVKQNGGMDCTSDFQDEKLTIEPICNTRRTSWGGSNLSCRFRSNGASVSATMVRHGYAVDYRQHSGLAYARFMKDAADERRGLWGVDYEAMRNLAIERGQLPNKCK, encoded by the coding sequence GTGCTGATCCGAGGTTTCAAAAAATGGCCGCGAAATCAGCAAATCGCGTTGCCCATTCTCTCTGTTTTCGCGTTCGGCGCGCTGTTCAATCAGATGCAGGCGAGGAATAGCGAGCCGGTTTCAATCCATGTCGAGAACCCGCGCATTATCGACGGCGATACGCTCGAAACGCTCGATAAAAAGCGGGTGCGGTTGTCGGGAATTGATGCGCCGGATGAGGACGGCAAGGGCAATGTGCCCAAGATCGCAGCGCAGCTCTATTTGGAAGAGCTGGTGAAGCAAAATGGCGGCATGGATTGCACGAGCGATTTTCAGGACGAAAAGTTGACGATCGAGCCGATATGCAACACGCGGCGGACGAGCTGGGGCGGGTCTAACCTGTCGTGCCGGTTTCGGTCGAATGGGGCATCTGTTTCGGCAACGATGGTACGCCATGGATATGCCGTTGATTACAGGCAACATTCAGGGCTGGCCTATGCCCGTTTCATGAAAGACGCTGCCGATGAGCGACGAGGCCTTTGGGGTGTCGATTACGAGGCGATGAGGAATCTGGCGATCGAGAGGGGCCAGCTGCCGAACAAGTGCAAATGA
- a CDS encoding DUF7146 domain-containing protein, with product MQMDVEARARQIVADMGGHWRGSYGMVCCPAHNDRNPSLQVTPGKKAVLFKCWAGCSQEAVWSALNSRKINRHTSGETVDRAPEPSRRKLALQLWDSAVPIAGTAAERYLRSRAIDPTGLKLRFAPRCIVGPPDAREEHPALLVPFEADEGIIAVQRILLDPATGEKRYHAALREAKLTLGLVRHAAMRIGGQPTGDVLRLAEGFEEAVSVTQLSDGKFKVWGAGGIRRYGLIAIPERIRKIVIYSQHGQEAAQAIEDARDHLTANDRELKIILPPAPAPMDWNDILQERARC from the coding sequence ATGCAGATGGACGTCGAAGCACGCGCACGTCAGATCGTAGCGGATATGGGCGGCCACTGGCGCGGCTCATATGGCATGGTTTGCTGTCCAGCCCACAACGACCGCAATCCGTCGCTCCAAGTCACCCCCGGCAAGAAGGCCGTCCTATTCAAATGTTGGGCCGGTTGCAGTCAGGAAGCCGTCTGGTCCGCGCTCAACAGCCGCAAAATCAATCGCCACACGAGCGGTGAAACGGTCGATCGCGCGCCCGAACCCTCGCGCCGGAAGCTCGCCCTCCAACTATGGGATTCCGCCGTGCCGATCGCAGGCACCGCGGCTGAACGCTATCTGCGTTCGCGCGCAATCGACCCGACCGGCCTCAAGCTCCGCTTCGCTCCGCGCTGCATCGTTGGTCCGCCCGACGCCCGCGAAGAGCATCCTGCCCTTCTCGTGCCGTTCGAGGCCGACGAAGGCATAATCGCCGTGCAGCGGATCTTGCTCGATCCAGCAACCGGCGAGAAACGCTACCATGCGGCGCTGCGCGAGGCGAAATTGACGCTCGGCCTGGTCCGACACGCCGCCATGCGGATCGGCGGCCAGCCAACCGGCGATGTTCTGCGCCTCGCGGAAGGCTTCGAGGAAGCCGTTTCCGTCACCCAGCTTAGTGACGGGAAATTCAAGGTGTGGGGCGCTGGCGGCATTCGCCGCTATGGCCTGATCGCGATCCCCGAACGCATCCGCAAAATCGTCATCTACTCGCAACACGGCCAGGAAGCCGCACAGGCCATAGAGGACGCGCGCGACCACCTCACTGCCAACGACCGCGAACTGAAAATCATCCTCCCGCCAGCCCCGGCGCCGATGGACTGGAACGACATTCTTCAGGAGAGAGCCAGGTGCTGA
- a CDS encoding replication initiation protein: MLRSTGLATIDRALLARAEKPRVKVWAGSIAVGHEKRAKAYTPIRNARQMREMIEAAKLYERQTLAQRRTTTPRIRNGAIGQAGIQIIEFLARVIDYSTGALFPSLHTIMDGTGLSKNCVVQALSRLKDARIIDWFRRYEPVPDHEAQGAGPRIKQATNAYRFLFPAFLSKIFAARRRRGVAADPAPACEQYRQIEAARDMERMRDQLPLWELTREERDKRELADILASLGQAIEAKERESSASEDNRRRYLY; this comes from the coding sequence GTGCTGCGTAGCACCGGCCTCGCCACGATCGACCGCGCCTTGCTTGCGCGTGCCGAAAAACCGCGCGTCAAAGTCTGGGCCGGCAGCATCGCCGTAGGCCACGAAAAGCGGGCCAAGGCTTACACACCGATCCGCAATGCTCGCCAGATGCGCGAGATGATCGAAGCCGCAAAGCTCTACGAGCGGCAAACGCTCGCGCAGCGGCGGACAACCACACCGCGCATTCGCAACGGAGCTATCGGACAGGCCGGCATCCAGATCATCGAGTTCCTGGCCCGTGTCATCGACTATAGCACTGGCGCGCTGTTCCCCAGTCTTCACACGATCATGGATGGAACCGGCCTCAGCAAGAATTGCGTCGTTCAGGCGCTTTCGCGTCTCAAAGACGCGCGAATTATCGACTGGTTCAGGCGCTACGAGCCGGTTCCCGACCACGAAGCGCAAGGCGCTGGCCCGCGCATCAAGCAGGCCACGAACGCCTATCGCTTCCTCTTCCCCGCCTTCCTCTCGAAAATCTTCGCTGCTCGCCGCCGTCGCGGCGTCGCGGCCGATCCAGCCCCCGCTTGCGAACAATATCGCCAGATCGAGGCGGCGCGCGACATGGAGCGCATGAGGGATCAGCTGCCCCTATGGGAGCTAACCCGCGAAGAGCGGGACAAGCGCGAGCTGGCGGACATTCTCGCCAGCCTGGGCCAAGCGATTGAGGCGAAAGAACGTGAGTCATCCGCAAGTGAAGATAACCGGCGGAGATATTTATATTGA
- a CDS encoding IS6-like element IS6100 family transposase — MTDFKWRHFQGDVILWAVRWYCRYPISYRDLEEMLAERGISVDHTTIYRWVQCYAPEMEKRLRWFWRRGFDPSWRLDETYVKVRGKWTYLYRAVDKRGDTIDFYLSPTRSAKAAKRFLGKALRGLKHWEKPATLNTDKAPSYGAAITELKREGKLDRETAHRQVKYLNNVIEADHGKLKILIKPVRGFKSIPTAYATIKGFEVMRALRKGQARPWCLQPGIRGEVRLVERAFGIGPSALTEAMGMLNHHFAAAA, encoded by the coding sequence ATGACGGATTTCAAGTGGCGCCATTTCCAGGGTGATGTGATCCTGTGGGCGGTGCGCTGGTATTGTCGCTATCCGATCAGCTATCGCGACCTTGAGGAAATGCTGGCGGAACGCGGCATTTCGGTCGACCATACGACGATCTATCGCTGGGTCCAGTGCTACGCCCCGGAGATGGAGAAGCGGCTGCGCTGGTTCTGGCGGCGTGGCTTTGATCCGAGCTGGCGCCTGGATGAAACCTACGTCAAGGTGCGGGGCAAGTGGACCTACCTGTACCGGGCAGTCGACAAGCGGGGCGACACGATCGATTTCTACCTGTCGCCGACCCGCAGCGCCAAGGCAGCGAAGCGGTTCCTGGGCAAGGCCCTGCGAGGCCTGAAGCACTGGGAAAAGCCTGCCACGCTCAATACCGACAAAGCGCCGAGCTATGGTGCAGCGATCACCGAATTGAAGCGCGAAGGAAAGCTGGACCGGGAGACGGCCCACCGGCAGGTGAAGTATCTCAATAACGTGATCGAGGCCGATCACGGAAAGCTCAAGATACTGATCAAGCCGGTGCGCGGTTTCAAATCGATCCCCACGGCCTATGCCACGATCAAGGGATTCGAAGTCATGCGAGCCCTGCGCAAAGGACAGGCTCGCCCCTGGTGCCTGCAGCCCGGCATCAGGGGCGAGGTGCGCCTTGTGGAGAGAGCTTTTGGCATTGGGCCCTCGGCGCTGACGGAGGCCATGGGCATGCTCAACCACCATTTCGCAGCAGCCGCCTGA